In one Streptomyces sp. NBC_01241 genomic region, the following are encoded:
- a CDS encoding GNAT family N-acetyltransferase codes for MAEQTGRIELDIRDDRASGNLLAYENGKAAGVIAYVVMDGDPAALVAVHTVVEPGHEGKGIAGALVQEFYAMAGREGVPVVPLCPYAAKWAERHPDQAPEAPAELVERAKAQLASHPEL; via the coding sequence ATGGCAGAACAGACCGGCCGGATCGAACTCGACATCCGCGACGACCGCGCGAGCGGCAACCTCCTCGCGTACGAGAACGGCAAGGCCGCCGGAGTCATCGCGTACGTCGTGATGGACGGCGACCCCGCCGCGCTCGTCGCCGTGCACACCGTCGTCGAGCCCGGCCACGAGGGCAAGGGCATCGCGGGCGCCCTCGTCCAGGAGTTCTACGCCATGGCGGGCCGCGAGGGCGTCCCCGTCGTCCCGCTCTGCCCGTACGCCGCGAAGTGGGCGGAGCGTCACCCCGACCAGGCTCCCGAGGCGCCGGCCGAACTGGTGGAGCGGGCGAAGGCACAGCTCGCGTCCCACCCCGAGCTGTAG